The Medicago truncatula cultivar Jemalong A17 chromosome 4, MtrunA17r5.0-ANR, whole genome shotgun sequence genome includes a region encoding these proteins:
- the LOC11425549 gene encoding protein VARIATION IN COMPOUND TRIGGERED ROOT growth response: protein MELSVSSETTASHGYKLSWPESSHPDELDEEFDTFPTSRSHDAVRMRSKSEDINNIVQGLIRLIEDKFVSVAKHPVGVEARMQDVIQLLNAEQPENTIIIGVWGTNGVGKTTIAKAT from the exons ATGGAACTATCGGTTTCGTCTGAGACAACCGCCTCACATGGATATAAACTCTCATGGCCTGAATCTAGTCATCCTGATGAACTTGACGAAGAGTTTGACACATTTCCAACATCAAGATCACATGATGCAGTGAGAATGAG GAGCAAAAGTGAAGATATCAATAACATAGTTCAAGGTTTGATTCGTCTGATAGAAGACAAATTTGTTTCCGTTGCTAAACACCCAGTGGGAGTAGAAGCTCGGATGCAAGATGTTATTCAACTATTGAACGCGGAACAACCAGAAAATACCATAATCATAGGGGTATGGGGGACAAATGGGGTTGGTAAAACAACAATCGCCAAAGCCACTTGA
- the LOC11419927 gene encoding uncharacterized protein: MSSSPSSSYEVPHPHHLWMFDVFLSYHDKYIGKSFALDLSSALTQAGYAVYINNHDLTSGEQRNSAAIKACRTSIIIFSSKFDGSTWFLEEMEKILECRRTIKQVFVPVFYDVDPSDVLKQKGVFGEAFVDCIARGILTEDSSIRYRDALFEAANISGFRMMDTRSQYNEINDIVQGFCHLIEDQKSLFIAEHPVGVEARVKDVIQLLNSEQAENTMIVGIWGMAGVGKTIIAKATYNQMSFTFDCKSILKNVNETCKSGDDGLVSFQRQLLLDICKTTKIHIDTVESGKKILQRSLCHKKVFLVLDGVNKLEQLNALCGDRDWFGHGSRIVITTSDKHILRNLQLDHVYRMKYMDNTESLKLFSWHAFRTPSPKESYADLCRDVVEYCGGLPVALEILGSYLFDRSVQEWKIALQKFKTILPYQIEKKLRKNLDVLDHDNQDVFLKIATLFIGMHKDDVIQTLNYSGHFPEIAISILEDKSLLTIDGNNRIGMHTLLRAMGREIIRQQSMDMAATKMYDVFLSFRGEDCRAKFISHLYISLQNSGLYVFKDDDGIQRGDQISVALIQAVGQSKISIVVLSKNFANSKWCMTELERIVEISRTKGMVLVPVFYEVDPSEVRHQTGEFGKAFECLLSTKSVDEYTKRNWKAALHEVGSIAGVVILKSSDESEDIKKIVDLVTHLLDKTELFVADHPVGLESRVRDVIQLLSRQKSKDPQLLGIWGMGGIGKTTLAKAVYNKIRHDFDAKSFLFNVRDVWKVDDDKVSLQQRLLFDICKTTKIKIDSVESGKKILQERLCSKKIFLVIDDVNKLDQLNALCGDRKWFGKGSRILITTRDDDLLSRLEVDHVYRMKEMDSSESLELFNWHAFKQSTSREGFTNISRDVVKYSGGLPLALQVIGSFLSTKKIKAEWKDVLEKLKLIPNNEVLEKLRISFDGLSDDDVKDIFLDIAFFFIGMDREDVTKILQDCGHFSVIGISVLVQQSLVTVDRKNKIGMHDLLRDMGREIVRKISKDADKEPSRLWHYEDVHKLPIDTSSLAVKGLSLKMSRMDSTTYLETKAFEKMDKLRFLQLVGIQLNGDYKYLSRHLRWLSWHGFPLKYIPADFHQDTLVAVVLKYSNLERVWRKSQFLVKLKILNLSHSHNLRHTPDFSKLPNLEKLILKDCPSLSSVSSNIGHLKKILLINLKDCTGLRELPRSIYKLDSLKTLILSGCTKIDKLEEDIEQMKSLTTLVADDTAITRVPFAVVRSKSIAFISLCGYKGSARRVFPSIIQSWLSPTNNILSLVQTSAGTLCRDFIDEQNNSFYCLSSILEDLQNTQRLWVKCDSQAQLNQTVASILYSFNTQNCEGFSNIETSASNFRRTQVCISSSKNSVTSLLIEMGVSCDVANILRENILQKMPPTGSGLLPGDNYPDWLTFNSNSSSVTFEVPQVDGRSLKTIMCIAYSSSLDNTTTVGFKVVLVINCTKNTIHVYKIGALLSSFDEEEWQRVISNIEPGNEIKVVVVFTNEFIVKKTTIYLVYDEPIEEKTNHCHEPDENGIVSSGDENIFGRLFFTIPSLARAVLISRPFWFCLAGIMVWSSSCRSDKRTRNNPILRDVASTSSQGFNNLESLDKNPLDGVQDVKRRG; encoded by the exons ATGTCTTCTTCTCCAAGCTCCTCATATGAAGTTCCTCATCCTCATCATCTTTGGATGTTCGATGTGTTTTTGAGTTACCATGACAAATACATTGGTAAATCTTTTGCATTGGATCTCTCTTCCGCTCTCACACAAGCTGGATATGCTGTTTATATCAACAATCACGATCTCACAAGCGGAGAACAGAGAAATTCAGCTGCAATCAAAGCGTGTAGAACTTCCATCATCATTTTCTCAAGTAAATTTGATGGTTCAACATGGTTTCTTGAAGAAATGGAGAAGATATTGGAGTGTCGTAGAACCATAAAGCAGGTATTTGTGCCTGTGTTCTATGATGTTGATCCCTCCGATGTACTAAAACAGAAGGGGGTGTTTGGAGAAGCTTTTGTAGATTGTATTGCACGAGGCATCTTGACAGAAGACAGCTCAATACGTTATAGAGACGCGCTCTTTGAAGCTGCCAATATTTCAGGATTTCGGATGATGGACACCAG GAGCCAATATAATGAAATCAATGACATAGTGCAAGGTTTCTGTCATTTGATAGAAGACCAAAAATCGTTATTCATTGCTGAACATCCGGTGGGAGTAGAAGCTCGGGTGAAAGATGTGATTCAACTATTGAACAGCGAACAAGCAGAAAATACCATGATTGTAGGGATATGGGGGATGGCTGGGGTTGGTAAAACAATAATTGCTAAAGCCACTTATAATCAAATGAGTTTCACTTTTGATTGCAAGAGCATTCTCAAGAATGTCAATGAAACTTGCAAATCGGGTGATGATGGGCTGGTTTCTTTCCAGCGACAACTTCTTTTAGACATCTGCAAAACAACAAAGATACATATAGATACAGTTGAATCAGGAAAGAAGATATTACAGAGAAGCCTTTGCCATAAGAAGGTATTTCTTGTACTTGACGGTGTGAATAAATTGGAACAGTTGAATGCTTTGTGTGGTGATCGTGATTGGTTTGGTCATGGAAGTAGAATAGTTATTACAACAAGTGATAAACATATACTTCGTAACCTTCAACTTGATCATGTGTATAGAATGAAATATATGGACAATACTGAATCTCTTAAGCTTTTTAGTTGGCATGCATTCAGAACTCCAAGTCCTAAAGAAAGTTACGCTGACCTTTGTAGAGATGTTGTTGAGTACTGTGGGGGGTTGCCGGTAGCTCTTGAAATCCTTGGGTCTTATTTGTTTGACAGATCTGTACAAGAGTGGAAGATTGCACTCCAGAAATTCAAAACCATTCTCCCCTAtcaaattgagaaaaaattgagaaaaaatctTGATGTCTTAGACCATGACAACCAAGATGTATTCCTTAAAATAGCTACTTTATTTATTGGGATGCACAAAGATGATGTAATTCAGACATTAAATTACTCTGGGCATTTCCCGGAAATTGCAATATCAATCCTTGAAGATAAAAGCCTTTTAACTATAGATGGCAACAACAGGATTGGAATGCATACTTTGTTACGAGCAATGGGAAGAGAAATCATAAGGCAACAGTCGATGGATATGGCTGCG ACAAAGATGTACGACGTGTTCTTGAGTTTCAGAGGGGAAGACTGTCGAGCAAAATTCATTTCACATCTATATATCTCTCTTCAAAATTCCGGGCTTTATGTTTTCAAAGACGATGATGGGATTCAACGAGGAGATCAGATCTCAGTCGCACTAATCCAAGCTGTCGGACAGTCTAAAATTTCTATTGTTGTTCTGTCTAAAAACTTTGCTAATTCAAAATGGTGTATGACAGAGTTGGAGAGAATTGTGGAAATCAGTAGAACCAAGGGTATGGTGCTTGTGCCAGTGTTCTATGAGGTAGATCCCTCGGAAGTACGTCATCAGACAGGAGAGTTTGGAAAAGCTTTTGAATGTCTTCTATCTACAAAATCAGTGGATGAATACACAAAGAGAAATTGGAAAGCAGCACTCCATGAAGTTGGTAGCATAGCAGGGGTTGTCATCTTAAAATCCAG CGACGAAAGCGAGGATATCAAGAAAATAGTTGATCTTGTTACTCATTTGCTAGACAAGACAGAATTATTTGTTGCTGACCATCCGGTGGGACTAGAATCACGAGTACGAGATGTTATTCAACTACTGAGCAGACAAAAATCCAAAGATCCTCAACTACTAGGGATATGGGGCATGGGAGGGATTGGGAAAACAACCCTTGCTAAAGCCGTTTACAATAAAATTCGTCATGATTTTGATGCAAAGAGCTTCCTGTTCAATGTCAGAGATGTTTGGAAAGTAGACGATGACAAAGTTTCTTTACAGCAACGACTTCTTTTTGACATCTGCAAAACTACAAAGATAAAGATAGACTCAGTTGAATCAGGAAAAAAGATATTACAGGAAAGACTTTGTTCGAAAAAGATATTTCTTGTAATCGATGATGTGAATAAATTGGATCAATTGAATGCTTTGTGTGGAGATCGAAAATGGTTTGGTAAGGGAAGTAGAATACTCATCACAACAAGGGATGATGATTTACTCAGTAGGCTTGAAGTCGACCATGTATACAGAATGAAGGAAATGGATAGCAGTGAATCTCTAGAGCTTTTTAATTGGCATGCATTCAAGCAATCAACATCTAGGGAAGGTTTTACCAACATTTCCAGAGATGTTGTCAAGTACTCTGGAGGATTGCCGCTAGCTCTTCAAGTCATTGGGTCCTTTTTGTcgactaagaaaataaaagcagaGTGGAAGGATGTACTGGAGAAACTCAAACTGATACCTAATAATGAAGTGTTGGAGAAGCTGAGAATAAGTTTTGATGGTTTAAGTGATGATGATGTGAAAGATATATTCCTTGATATTGCTTTTTTCTTTATTGGTATGGACCGGGAAGACGTAACTAAGATACTACAAGACTGTGGGCATTTTTCAGTAATTGGGATAAGTGTCCTCGTACAACAAAGTCTTGTAACTGTTGATAGGAAAAACAAGATCGGAATGCATGATTTGTTACGAGACATGGGCAGAGAGATCGTCCGCAAGATATCAAAAGATGCGGACAAGGAGCCTAGTAGATTATGGCATTATGAGGATGTGCATAAGTTGCCAATAGATACT AGTTCTTTAGCTGTCAAGGGACTGAGTTTAAAGATGTCAAgaatggactcaacaacttattTGGAAACCAAAGCATTTGAGAAGATGGACAAGCTAAGATTTCTTCAACTTGTTGGCATACAACTTAATGGAGATTACAAATATCTTTCAAGACATCTTAGGTGGCTTAGTTGGCATGGATTCCCTTTAAAATATATACCTGCCGACTTTCATCAAGATACTCTAGTTGCTGTTGTCTTGAAATATTCCAATCTGGAACGAGTGTGGAGAAAGTCTCAG ttTCTGGTGAAGCTGAAAATTCTTAATTTGAGTCATTCTCACAACTTGAGACATACCCCCGACTTTTCAAAATTGCCAAATCTTGAAAAGTTAATACTTAAGGATTGTCCCAGTTTGTCTTCGGTTTCTTCTAATATAGGACATCTCAAAAAGattcttttaataaatttgaaagATTGTACAGGCCTTCGAGAACTTCCAAGGAGCATATATAAGTTAGACTCGCTGAAAACACTCATTCTGTCTGGATGTACAAAAATTGACAAGTTAGAAGAGGATATAGAACAAATGAAATCTTTAACCACCTTGGTTGCGGATGACACTGCTATCACAAGAGTGCCCTTTGCAGTAGTAAGATCAAAAAGCATTGCATTTATTTCTCTATGTGGTTATAAAGGATCTGCACGTAGAGTGTTTCCTTCTATTATTCAGTCTTGGCTGTCTCCAACAAATAACATTCTATCCCTAGTTCAAACATCTGCAGGAACTTTATGTCGTGATTTCATCGATGAACAAAATAATAGTTTCTATTGTCTATCATCCATTTTAGAAGATCTTCAGAATACTCAACGTCTTTGGGTGAAATGTGATTCACAAGCTCAACTTAATCAAACTGTAGCAAGTATTTTATATAGCTTCaacactcaaaattgtgagggATTCTCAAATATTGAGACTTCAGCATCAAATTTTCGTCGCACTCAAGTTTGTATTTCCAGCTCAAAAAATTCAGTAACTTCCCTTTTGATTGAAATGGGAGTGAGCTGCGATGTCGCAAACATTCTTAGAGAAAATATTTTGCAG AAAATGCCTCCCACTGGGTCTGGTTTGCTCCCCGGTGACAACTATCCTGATTGGCTAACCTTCAATAGCAACAGTTCTTCTGTAACTTTCGAAGTACCTCAAGTGGACGGGCGTTCTTTGAAGACAATCATGTGCATTGCCTATTCTTCTTCTCTAGACAATACAACAACAGTTGGCTTTAAAGTTGTGTTGGTGATAAATTGCACCAAAAACACCATTCATGTCTACAAGATAGGCGCATTATTATCATCTTTCGACGAGGAGGAGTGGCAGAGAGTAATATCAAATATAGAACCTGGAAACGAAATTAAGGTGGTTGTTGTTTTTACAAATGAATTCATTGTGaagaaaacaacaatttatCTTGTCTATGATGAACCAATTGAGGAAAAGACGAACCACTGCCATGAGCCAGATGAGAATGGCATTGTGTCTAGTGGTGATGAAAAT ATATTTGGTAGACTCTTCTTCACTATTCCTTCCCTTGCTCGAGCTGTTCTGATATCACGGCCTTTCTGGTTCTGTTTGGCTGGTATTATGGTTTGGTCGTCTAGCTGCCGTTCTGACAAGCGAACAAGAAACAACCCTATTCTAAG GGATGTTGCATCGACGAGCTCTCAAGGATTCAATAATTTAGAATCTTTGGACAAAAACCCTTTGGATGGTGTACAAGATGTGAAAAGACGGGGTTAA
- the LOC11430441 gene encoding F-box/kelch-repeat protein At3g23880, protein MVESSEEKKKKTTTLPYLPHELIFQILLRLPVKSLTRFKSVRKSWFSLISAPHFANSHFQLTSAKHAASRIMFISTLSHETRSIDFKAFLNDDDPASLNITFSLTRSHFPVEIRGSCRGFILLYRPPDIYIWNPSTGFKKHIHLSPVDSKSVAQCQGFGYDQSRDDYLVVSLSYNPSAFSTHLKFFSVRDNTWKEIEGNYFPYGVLSSCREGLLFNGVIHWLALRRDLGLTVIVAFDLMERKLFEIPIPSDFVHRASGHSGL, encoded by the coding sequence ATGGTAGAGAGCTcggaggagaagaagaagaagacgacGACACTGCCGTATCTTCCTCATGAATTGATTTTCCAGATCCTACTGAGGTTGCCGGTGAAGTCTCTTACACGTTTCAAGTCTGTTCGTAAGTCATGGTTTTCTCTTATCTCTGCTCCCCATTTTGCAAATTCACATTTTCAACTTACCTCTGCAAAACACGCTGCTTCTAGAATTATGTTTATATCAACTCTATCTCATGAAACTCGATCTATAGATTTTAAAGCATTTCTTAACGATGATGATCCTGCTTCACTCAACATTACTTTTTCGCTTACCCGATCTCATTTTCCGGTTGAAATTAGAGGTTCATGTAGAGGGTTTATACTTTTGTACCGTCCTCCAGACATCTACATATGGAATCCATCTACTGGATTTAAAAAACATATACACCTGTCTCCTGTTGATTCCAAATCAGTAGCACAATGTCAGGGTTTTGGTTATGACCAGTCAAGAGATGATTACTTGGTGGTTTCATTGTCCTATAATCCATCCGCATTTTCAACACATTTGAAGTTTTTCTCAGTTAGAGATAATACATGGAAAGAAATTGAGGGTAATTACTTCCCTTATGGTGTCCTCTCTTCTTGCAGAGAAGGATTGCTATTTAATGGTGTTATTCATTGGTTGGCTTTACGTCGTGATTTAGGTTTGACTGTCATTGTTGCCTTTGATTTAATGGAAAGGAAGTTGTTTGAGATACCTATTCCAAGTGATTTTGTCCACAGAGCATCAGGACATTCTGGTCTATGA